CATGCACAAGAGGCTGCATCGCCTAACCCTGTACAAGCTGCTGAGCTATAGTAGCTACACAAACTGGAAGTTAATTTAAAGAAAGGACTACTCCAGGATCTCAATCGACTTTGaaaagtgttttggttagtaaAAAAATTGTGCACAAGACTAAGTTGGGACTTGCCAAATGGATCGTTGATGCACGTATTCCTTTCAATGCAATTCAATAACCTTACTTTCAACCTACATTAAATGGTATTGCTGCAACTGGACTTGGTTTCAAGGGACCATCATATGATGAAATGAGAGTTCATTTGTTGGCCGATCTTAAGAGAGAGTGCCAGTTGCTTGTTGAAAAGTATAGGAACTCATGGAAAAGCACCGGTTGTATGCTGATGGCAGATGTGTGGACTGATCAAAGACAATGAACTTTAATTAACTTTGTAGTTTATTGTCCTGGTGGTATGTCATTTATTAAGACTGTTGATTCTTCTGATGTGATAAAAACTGTCGATGcattgtttaatttgtttggtgATGTTATTGAGTGGGTTGGGTCTAGTAACATTGTGCATGTGGTCACTGATAATGCTGCTAATTATGTATCTACTGAAAAACTTATTCATGAAAAATACCCAAATATATTTTGGTCTCCTTGTGCTGCCTAGTGTAtcaatcttattttaaaagacATTGCAAGTATTCCTCACATAGCTCACCTTACTTTCCATGcttcaaaagtgattgtgtttGTTTATAATCATCTGATCTTATTGTCTTggcttagaaaaaaaaagttagacaGAAATTGTTCGACCAGGAGTCACACATTTTGCCATTGTTTTCATTACTTTGAAAAGTATATATGATCACAAGGAAGATTTGCAGGCATTGATGATGGACAAATATTTCACTTCTCATAAGTTAGCCAAAAGTGCTAATGGAAAGATTGTTAGTTCAATTGTCTTGGATAGTAAGTTTTGGCAAAATTGTGTTACCACTGTGAAAATTGTTGGTCCTCTTATTAAGTTGTTGAGGCTTGTTGATGCTGATGAAAAATCCTCTTTGAGAATCTTGTATGAAAGTATACAAAGAGCCAAAAATGCTATCAAGACAATGTTTAGAAATCGAAAAGCTGCTTATACGCCATACACGAGTATCTTGAAAATGAGGTGGGATAAGCATTTGAAGCGTGATCTCCATGCGGCAGCGTACTTTTTAAATCCAGGCATTTTCTATAGTGAAGATTTTGTTGAGAAAGCAAATATTTTGAGATCTTTACTTAATTTGCTTGATGTTAAAACACTTTGTGATGATTCAGTTGTCGCAATGCAAGAGATACAGCGGTATCAAGATTGTAAAAAAAGTTTTGGGAGAGAAAGTGCTAAGAGAGTGATATCAAGACTCGAACCTGGTAAGTTATTTCATATCCAAGTTCAGTTTAGTTTAAAAGTTTAATATGTTGGGTGATAAACATTAAAaagtatttgatttttatatttacgtAGGTGAATGATGGAGGTTATACGGTGGGAGTACTCCTAATTTGCAAAAAATGACAGtttgtcttcttcatcaaacctATTATTCATCTGGATGTGAGAGGAATTGGAGCCTTTTTGAACAAATCCATTCAAAGAGGAGAAATCGGTTAGAGTATCAAAGATTAAGTGACATTGTTTATGTCACCTATAACCTATGTCTTCAATCTGGGTTGCATCGAAAGAAGATGAATTATGATCCACTTGACATTCAAAGCATTGACACGGTAGATTTTTAGGTAATGACAGATGAGGATGATCCTGAATTTACTAATAGAGATGTTGAAGGCATTGAAAGTATAATATACACTGATAATGCTATGCCTTCGTATTCTAATAGTGAGTGACATAGCAAACTTTGTTTCCTTCCATAAAAATACATgtcattaatatttattttttgttgagttttctttctattttattagatgGAGGAGACATGGAAGTTGAAGTGGATATGCCTGATGTTGTAATTGAATCCTCAAATATTTCTTTTGGTGGTATTTCTAAAGATGCTGGCTTTGAATTACATGTTTATGATGGAGACATCGGAACATTTAATGATGATTATGACTTCTGATGAATAGTGTCTTTGTTTAGTTAAAGTATTATTTGTTgaatattgttttttttattgcaAAACATTATGTTTGTCATTTATGtgcgtttttatttttttagttatacaTTTTGATATTTAAAGTTGTTTAGAACCTTTTAATGATAAATTACGTATTAttcattttgtaaaattattaaattttgaatcttattagtttaaaaattattaattttaactttttaaaattgtgtattaaattttttataattttattctatatttaattaaattgattcaaTTACGATTTAACTTTGATTGAACTATTAAACTAATCATTTGACCCATTTAATAACCGGTCAGATTTTTACGACCTTAAAATTtaccaaattaaataaagtaagtAGTATATTTATGACGCTTATCGAAAGAAACTAACTCACCAAATACGTGGAAACCAAGGATTGATGAAATTATAGTAAACAAAGCTTTAGCTTCGCATAAAAGACTTTGTAAATAGCTACTATATATAGTAGTTTCGATTAGAAAGTTTTACTGGCTTTATATTTTTCCaccaacatatatatatttttgtgatgGCTAGCTGCGATATGTGACTAGCGTGACTATGGGAGTTTGActtatgataaaaatatatggtGCGTTCTGTGATGACTAGCTGCGATATGTGACTAGCGTGACTATGGGAGTTTGACCTATGATAAAACGATACGTGCTAAATTGACTGTTACAGGATTCTAGTTTTGAAAAACCACCTAACTCTCTATCATCTAATGAAAACGGTAATTATGAATGTCCGTGGTCCATGCTTAGTTTTGCCATTTAGTTAAACTCACAAAAATAAGGGAAgggaattttttaaaataaataatttaattattttaattatcattttttattattttaaatattaatttaatttaaataaattaatttttaagaaaatagtatgctgattttaaatgaaaaattttaaattatataatgcGTCCAGTCGTctattaatcaattaattaaaatcacCTATTTTGCCTggtattttaaaattgtctatcttttctattatttaaaattgtttgtctttttattatttgaaacatttcatttttaagagtttgatacaatttaaattattaaaatttttaattattttcaaaaattatatttttatatttacaaatatatatatctcCTTTACACGGTAAAcgaaatatatttataattatcttGATAAATTAATGTGAAGTAAATTGATAAATACGCTATAAATTACATATTtcgataattaaattattagaaaattctACTCCCCTCCTTTATGAGATGCTCAAATGACATTTCTTTttcctctattttataaatgtacattcctctcctttctaacttttaaaaaacctcctctttaatcccttttaaactttttgtgttaactaatgttaactttatctatttttaagaaaaaataaattattttttaaaaaaacactcattagcaaaaattttattttttatcattaaattttgtttactaAGATATCCGTTAACAAACGACAGACCCAACCCACGGGGTTGAGCCTCACAGAACACCGACCTTCTCCTAAGAAGTCAGTACTCCACACGActtgctctaaagaagtcgggagCAAAAGTTAGCTGGCAGATGATAACTGCCCCTAagatctctcaacccacttccaaGAGCCATATCGCAACCTCcttaagataaagggacggttatccaccttaaAAGGTGAAACTattccaacggtggttattggctcaccattataaatacactgacacccctcaggtatctctaagtcccaatactctctaagacctgctcacactctcgctaacttaggcatcagagtgtctttacaggtaccaccccccattcactcacGCTCGCAAGTCGGAAGGAGTCTCAAAAGGCGCAAACCCGCTCAAAGGCTTCCCCCCTCATACGATTGGGCCAACCTTACGAGTCCAGCTCATTAACCTCTGGTTACCCAACGtaacaattatattatttttttctaaaatacccttcaataattttgttattattaaattataattttaccaaaatttttgttaacaatttttttatattttactattaattttttgatatttatatatattattttaacattaaataaaaaattttaataagattatttttcaatatcaatatatattatttgttatacATATTAACAGTGGTAATAAGGTTATTTTCTATTAACAGtagtaagatttttttttattaaacgttaaaataatatatattgatatcgaaaaattaatagtaaaatataaaaatatattaataaaaattttggtaaaatcataatttaataactaaaaaataatttttttaaataaaaatttggacATGTGAAAAGAAGACTGACAGAGTACTAGTCAAGAAAGTGAATGAGATGGAGGATGGACAACGGATGAAAGACAGAGGAAGACCGAAGACCTAAGAAAACCATTTATGAGGTGGTCAaatgagatctacatgtaaacggtttcgctgtagacatgatacatgacatacctcaatggcgtcgttttgattcatgtagccgacacCNNNNNNNNNNNNNNNNNNNNNNNNNNNNNNNNNNNNNNNNNNNNNNNNNNNNNNNNNNNNNNNNNNNNNNNNNNNNNNNNNNNNNNNNNNNNNNNNNNNNNNNNNNNNNNNNNNNNNNNNNNNNNNNNNNNNNNNNNNNNNNNNNNNNNNNNNNNNNNNNNNNNNNNNNNNNNNNNNNNNNNNNNNNNNNNNNNNNNNNNNNNNNNNNNNNNNNNNNNNNNNNNNNNNNNNNNNNNNNNNNNNNNNNNNNNNNNNNNNNNNNNNNNNNNNNNNNNNNNNNNNNNNNNNNNNNNNNNNNNNNNNNNNNNNNNNNNNNNNNNNNNNNNNNNNNNNNNNNNNNNNNNNNNNNNNNNNNNNNNNNNNNNNNNNNNNNNNNNNNNNNNNNNNNNNNNNNNNNNNNNNNNNNNNNNNNNNNNNNNNNNNNNNNNNNNNNNNNNNNNNNNNNNNNNNNNNNNNNNNNNNNNNNNNNNNNNNNNNNNNNNNNNNNNNNNNNNNNNNNNNNNNNNNNNNNNNNNNNNNNNNNNNNNNNNNNNNNNNNNNNNNNNNNNNNAAATACAATTtagtcaataaaaaaataatttattaaaatatattttagtaagcaaaattaataataaaaaataaaatttttattaatgaatattttttttaaaaaataatttttttcttaaaaaatagataaagttaatattagttaacacaaaaaatttaaattaaattaaataggagattttttaaaagttagaaggaaaaagaatatacatttataaaataggaaggagaaaaatgtcatttcaacATCTCGtagaagaaaaaattgaaattttttcttaaattatttatttttaaaaaatcccaataaaaaaaactacttgtgaaaattaaattcactCATTCTGATATGATCGGTGCTTAATTTGCTAAACACGCCTTAAAGAAactaacatatataataattttgttagaaaacCAATTAAAAAAGATAGTCAATTAgagttaattagttaaaaataagaaatctgttataaaaaaaataatattctactaatctattttttgaatttccAAACTAAAAACATAAATGATTGACTTGAATTGGTTTAGGTTGTAGTtagttttctagattttttcttctccaaattatattaattgtgTAGGTCATGTTAATGTTGTTCTTTGATTGGTTTTTCACTCCCCattcttttttatatgatttatttattgattgatttatagggagagggatGTAAATTTAAATCTAGCTTATACAAAGATATGTGAAGTCATGTATGTCCATGCGAAGATGTTTAAGTGCTGTGGTCAATATTGGTTGAGTGTGGGGCCACCACTACTTCTTCCTTGCCCTCTAAATAAAGTGCGCACTACAATACAGATCTAAATTTACAGAGATTCTCATAGAGTAGCTTTCCTTGCGACACGTGCATTTTGTGGAGCAGCTTGGCATGCAGCGCTAGCGCAGGAAATTGGCTTATCTAGTTGGCTAGGCATAAGCGATTTTCTTTCTTAACGCAGGGGAAAGGGTACAAAGAAGGGTGTGAACCTACAAACATTAGaacaatatttttcttttcttttttatagtgtaacctaaaatttaaagaaaaatatttgttgTTTATTCTAATTCTCAGTAAAAACTTGAAAGTAGAAATAGATAAAACACTAATACTTAAACCAAATGAGTATATTAAACAAGGCTTGGTTTTGCCTAAGATATCTTGTGTTATCATatgtaattttaaatattttaattttgaatatttttttctgtcaaaatttttgcttttttaattatattatttttatttaaaaagtaaaaaaaaacgTCACTTTATTTTAAGCAAGTAACATGTATTTAGAAAAGTCAAATTCAAAAACGTTTTAATAAAGAGAAAATgatgttttttttcttgtaagATATTTAAatgttcaaaaatattatttatatattaaaattagtcattatatatttgtgtataaatatatgtattattgaacttattttaatgtgtattttatattctataaaaattaaataatatttattttagtctctttgattaaaattcacttttatacCTAACatttatatgattaataaaagatttcaaataaaaaaattaactatccaattttatttaacttttttaattactttgaaCTTTTTACCaattataaaagtataattCAGAGTGCACTGTATTAGCTATAATTTTTACcgtaataaattgtatttaataagttaaaagaaataaattaaaaaaattttcagtttGTCATGTCAGTCCTATTATTAAATGTATTacctcaatttttatataatactgGTATATGCTGGTGTATCTATCCGTGCAATGtacgaaaaatatttaattttttatttatatttaaagtatttttaataaaaattaacatatttaactttaaattaagctcaatttaattttttattaatgtgaATAATAACCAAAAGTACCTAAcaaaaaattcacaaataattaaattaattaaaaatatatataatatacaataaaataatgtcttaatttttattagaaaatgtGTGTACccattttttttaatggaaAAGTTTTTTATTCATGTACTTTTTACACGGTTGTTAACCAAGTGATTTCCTCTGCACGCGCGTTCCTCACCCCTCACTCGTTTGTCATACACGCGCTACATATAATGTGCTGCAACCTAAAGCTTTGCTCAACGTAAACCTTTTGCTGCAACATAAACCTTCTTCTCTGCTCGCGTTCTTCCTTATTGATCTGCATTGTCTTCGTCGTTCTCCTCTGGTCGCGTTCATCTTCTCGTTTTCTTATTTTGATCTGGTTATGTTGCATTTATCttcttcctattcttcttcgttttcttcgATCTGCACTTCTGAATCGAAACAATGAATGActcaacttcaaatcagttgaatggAGAGCGATTTGGATTACTCTTCTGAAACGAATCAAATTGACaaagtttggattattcaattttgaatcgaattgaatgaaatgcaattgctaatttgaattgaattaaatggaCGGAGGTgtactgaattgaattgaattgaattgataatatgtaaattgtaggcagagttatttgaatttgaattgaattaaatggaCGGAGGTGtactaattttatataatggattatgtttcgttcacttagtactatacaattgttttacCATGAGTATTGTGTTCAATTCACCATGAGTATTGtgttcggttcaccatgagtactgtgttcggttcattctgcagaaagctgtttgaatttgattttatataatggattatattTCGTTCACTCAGTACTGTACAATtatttcaccatgagtactgtgttcggttTATTCTGCACTATTCAAAACTCTTATTCTttatcttctactgcttcttcactagagagaaaaggagaaatatacaaaaatacagcagcaacaacaacaaaagaatgacgataagaagaaaacacgtgaagaagaagaaacgcgaaaaagaaggaggagaagaaagaggaggaggaacgcaaagaagaaggcgaagaagaagaaagacgcTCCATGCGTAAACAAttgtgagaagaagaagaagaagaagcgtgggagaagaagaagaagaagaagcatgggagagaagagaagaagcgtTATGCAAGGACGATTTTATGTGTGTTGAGCGCGTGTATTTCACGTTTCATTTAATGgtattggattttttttgtgttgggGCAACTTGATTGCATGGTTACATGGATGTGTAGGATccctatttttttaaacaacaaaaaatttaatctatGTCTTCAAATAAATAGAATTGTTTCAAACCTCTGGAATACATCACTATGAAATCAGAATATgatatcctttttttttgtcCAATAACCAGTCTTCTTCTCCACCATGCTTGTTTAGCATGTGCCTATTTATGTCGGCCGTTATACTTAGGAGTGGCAGTGGGATGGGTAAGGTAGGATTTTTGCCCTAATCGATCTTGCTCTACCCTACAATAACCCGCATAGAATCTGTCCCACTTCTACTCGTAGATAGTAAAATATTAAACCCTAACTCGCTCTGCGGGTACCCGCTCCATCCCTACTCattcctataattattaaaatccaacaaataaaattaaattttaaaatttatataactatcatcacatacataatataaattaagataaaaattttaatatgatacaatattattaataatttattttaaatagattacatatattatatatatcggAGCAAGTATTACCTAAACCTGATCCTGTCCCGCACCGTTCCACTAAAAACTCACCCCGAACGGGAGTAAGAACGGGAGTGGATACCCACGAATTCGAGTAGTGTTACCATCCCtaattatattcttaaaattttcttgttatgataccatttgaattaatcttttataaaaaaaacaaaacaaagttaaACAAATCAAAANNNNNNNNNNNNNNNNNNNNNNNNNNNNNNNNNCTAAcctataaattatattaattatagccattaattatatcttttaaatttttttattttatatctgtaattattttttatatataaatttatattcttggattaattataaatttcaaactTTCCTATTTTATACTTGTATTTATTTCCTATTTTA
This portion of the Arachis duranensis cultivar V14167 chromosome 6, aradu.V14167.gnm2.J7QH, whole genome shotgun sequence genome encodes:
- the LOC107492999 gene encoding uncharacterized protein LOC107492999 — protein: MSFIKTVDSSDVIKTVDALFNLFGDVIEWVGSSNIVHVVTDNAANYTEIVRPGVTHFAIVFITLKSIYDHKEDLQALMMDKYFTSHKLAKSANGKIVSSIVLDSKFWQNCVTTVKIVGPLIKLLRLVDADEKSSLRILYESIQRAKNAIKTMFRNRKAAYTPYTSILKMRWDKHLKRDLHAAAYFLNPGIFYSEDFVEKANILRSLLNLLDVKTLCDDSVVAMQEIQRYQDCKKSFGRESAKRVISRLEPVCLLHQTYYSSGCERNWSLFEQIHSKRRNRLEYQRLSDIVYVTYNLCLQSGLHRKKMNYDPLDIQSIDTVDF